A region of Lagenorhynchus albirostris chromosome 20, mLagAlb1.1, whole genome shotgun sequence DNA encodes the following proteins:
- the WBP2 gene encoding WW domain-binding protein 2 isoform X1: MALNKNHSEGGGVIVNNTESILMSYDHVELTFSDMRNVPEAFRGTKKGTVYLTPYRVIFLSKGKDAMQSFMMPFYLMKDCEIKQPVFGANYIKGTVKAEAGGGWEGSASYKLTFVAGGAIEFGQRMLQVASQASRGEAPNGAYGYSYMPSGAYVFPPPVANGMYPCPPGYPCPLPPAEFYPGPPMMDGAMGYMQPPPPPYPGPMEPPVSGPDVPSTPAAEAKAAEAAASAYYNPGNPHNVYMPTSQPPPPPYYPPEDKKTQ, encoded by the exons ATGGCGCTCAACAAGAATCACTCGGAGGGCGGCGGAGTGATCGTCAACAATACCGAGAG CATCCTGATGTCCTATGACCATGTAGAACTTACGTTCAGTGACATGAGGAATGTGCCAGAGGCCTTCAGAGGGACCAAGAAAGGCACCGTCTACCTTACCCCGTACCGG GTCATCTTTCTGTCCAAGGGGAAGGATGCCATGCAGTCCTTCATGATGCCGTTTTATCTGATGAAGGACTGTGAGATCAAGCAGCCTGTGTTTGGAGCAAACTACATCAAGGGAACAGTGAAGGCTGAAGCGGGAG GTGGCTGGGAAGGCTCTGCGTCGTACAAGTTGACCTTTGTGGCAGGGGGCGCCATTGAATTTGGGCAGCGGATGCTACAGGTGGCATCTCAAG CCTCCCGAGGTGAAGCCCCCAACGGAGCCTATGGTTACTCTTACATGCCCAGCGGGGCCTATGTCTTCCCCCCACCAGTCGCCAATGGAATGTACCCCTGCCCTCCTGGCTACCCCTGTCCACTGCCCCCAGCTG AGTTCTATCCGGGACCTCCCATGATGGACGGGGCCATGGGGTACATGCAGCCCCCGCCGCCGCCCTACCCTGGGCCCATGGAGCCTCCGGTCAGCGGCCCCGATGTCCCCTCCACTCCTGCAG CTGAAGCCAAGGCCGCCGAAGCAGCCGCCAGCGCCTATTACAACCCAGGCAACCCACACAATGTCTACATGCCCACG agCCAGCCTCCGCCGCCTCCTTACTACCCCCCAGAAGATAAGAAGACCCAGTAG
- the WBP2 gene encoding WW domain-binding protein 2 isoform X2, whose translation MSYDHVELTFSDMRNVPEAFRGTKKGTVYLTPYRVIFLSKGKDAMQSFMMPFYLMKDCEIKQPVFGANYIKGTVKAEAGGGWEGSASYKLTFVAGGAIEFGQRMLQVASQASRGEAPNGAYGYSYMPSGAYVFPPPVANGMYPCPPGYPCPLPPAEFYPGPPMMDGAMGYMQPPPPPYPGPMEPPVSGPDVPSTPAAEAKAAEAAASAYYNPGNPHNVYMPTSQPPPPPYYPPEDKKTQ comes from the exons ATGTCCTATGACCATGTAGAACTTACGTTCAGTGACATGAGGAATGTGCCAGAGGCCTTCAGAGGGACCAAGAAAGGCACCGTCTACCTTACCCCGTACCGG GTCATCTTTCTGTCCAAGGGGAAGGATGCCATGCAGTCCTTCATGATGCCGTTTTATCTGATGAAGGACTGTGAGATCAAGCAGCCTGTGTTTGGAGCAAACTACATCAAGGGAACAGTGAAGGCTGAAGCGGGAG GTGGCTGGGAAGGCTCTGCGTCGTACAAGTTGACCTTTGTGGCAGGGGGCGCCATTGAATTTGGGCAGCGGATGCTACAGGTGGCATCTCAAG CCTCCCGAGGTGAAGCCCCCAACGGAGCCTATGGTTACTCTTACATGCCCAGCGGGGCCTATGTCTTCCCCCCACCAGTCGCCAATGGAATGTACCCCTGCCCTCCTGGCTACCCCTGTCCACTGCCCCCAGCTG AGTTCTATCCGGGACCTCCCATGATGGACGGGGCCATGGGGTACATGCAGCCCCCGCCGCCGCCCTACCCTGGGCCCATGGAGCCTCCGGTCAGCGGCCCCGATGTCCCCTCCACTCCTGCAG CTGAAGCCAAGGCCGCCGAAGCAGCCGCCAGCGCCTATTACAACCCAGGCAACCCACACAATGTCTACATGCCCACG agCCAGCCTCCGCCGCCTCCTTACTACCCCCCAGAAGATAAGAAGACCCAGTAG
- the UNC13D gene encoding protein unc-13 homolog D isoform X1: protein MATLFSQTQRRPPLLRQAIKIRRRRVRDLQEALPHRAQEIEPTSHHLSPEERALLYEEALYTVLYRLGQPEPTHVGESSELLRYLQELPTLLHHQAFRMEPQEHEQMLRQVQELEKPIFCLKATVKQAKGILGKDVSGFSDPYCLLGIEQGVGVPGDSPGLQRRQKAVVRHTIPEEQIHRTQVITQTLNPVWDETFILEFEDISNASFRLDMWDMDTVESVRQKLGELTDLHGLRRIFKEVRKDKGQDDFLGNVVLRLQDLRCRDDQWYPLEPCTETYPDRGQCHLQFQFIHKRRATMASRSQPSYRVHLHLLQQLVSHEVTQHQAGSTSWNGLLSPQAATVLFLHSTQKDLSDFHQSMAQWLAYSRLYQSLEFPSSCLLYPITSIEYQWIQGRLKAEQLEELAASFSSLLAYGLSLIRRFRSVFPLSVSDSPARLQSLLRVLVQMCKMKAFGELCPERGPLPRLVTEALQTGTTEWFHLKQQHRQPMVQGMLEEGKALLDLVQDIIGDLHQCQRTWSKIFHNVLKIDLFSMAFLELQWLVAKRVQDHIAVVSGAVTPEMGESLFQLYISLKELYQLGPVLSERDGVLALEGFHHWFQPAIPSWLQKTYSVALERVQRAVQMDELVPLGELTKHSTSAVDLSTCFAQISHTAQQLDWPDPEEAFMITVKFVEDTCRLALVYCSLIKARARELSAGQKDQGQAANMLCVVVNDMEQLRLVIGKLPTQLAWEALEQRVGAVLEQGQLQNTLHAQLQGALAGLGHEIRTGVRTLAEQLEVGIAKHIQKLVGLKESVLPEDAVLPLMKFLEVELCYMNTNLVQENFNSLLTLLWTHTLTVLAEVAASQRSCPLASSRLKIALQNLEVCFYAEGCGLPPEALHTATFQALQRDLELQAASSRELIQKYFCSRIQQQAQTTYEELGAVTVKASYRASEQKLHVELLSASSLLPLDSNGSSDPFVQLTLEPRHEFPELAPRETQKHKKELHPLFDETFEFLVPAEPCQKDGACLLLTVLDHDTLGADDLEGEAFLPLCSVPGLTGTVEPGDVPQTRLPLTYPAPNGDPILQLLERRKGDREAQVFVRLRRQRAKQASQHAPWPGRQQRGLGPWEACVPPTTAQPSHLA from the exons ATGGCGACGCTCTTCTCCCAGACCCAGCGGCGCCCTCCCCTTTTGCGCCAGGCCATCAAGATAAGACGCCGCAGAGTCAGAGATCTGCAGGAGGCCCTGCCCCACAGGGCTCAGGAG ATCGAGCCAACATCCCACCACTTGTCCCCTGAGGAG CGGGCCCTGCTCTACGAGGAAGCTCTCTACACGGTCCTGTACCGCCTGGGTCAGCCCGAGCCCACCCATGTCGGGGAGTCCTCTGAGCTGCTGCGATACCTGCAGGAG CTTCCCACACTCCTACACCACCAGGCCTTCCGTATGGAGCCCCAGGAGCACGAGCAGATGCTGCGGCAGGTCCAGGAGCTCGAG AAACCAATATTCTGTCTGAAGGCCACGGTGAAACAAGCCAAGGGCATTCTGGGCAAGGATGTCAGTG ggtTCAGTGACCCCTACTGCCTGCTGGGCATCGAGCAGGGGGTGGGTGTGCCGGGGGACAGCCCTGGACTCCAGCGGCGGCAGAAGGCCGTGGTGAGGCACACCATCCCGGAGGAGCAGATCCACCGCACCCAGGTCATCACCCAGACACTCAACCCCGTCTGGGACGAGACCTTCATCCT GGAGTTTGAGGACATAAGCAATGCCAGCTTTCGTCTGGACATGTG GGACATGGACACCGTGGAGTCCGTCAGACAGAAGCTCGGGGAGCTCACAGATCTGCACGGGCTGCGAAG GATCTTTAAGGAGGTCCGGAAGGACAAAGGCCAGGATGACTTTCTGGGGAACGTGGTTCTGAGACTACAG GATCTGCGCTGCCGGGATGATCAGTGGTACCCTCTAGAGCCTTGCACGGAGACCTACCCGGACCGTGGTCAGTGTCACCTCCAGTTCCAGTTCATTCACAAGCGG AGAGCCACCATGGCCAGCCGCTCGCAGCCCAGCTACAGAGTGCATCTCCACCTGCTGCAGCAGCTCGTGTCCCACGAGGTCACCCAGCACCAG GCGGGCAGCACCTCCTGGAATGGGTTGCTGAGCCCCCAGGCTGCCACCGTCCTCTTCCTCCACTCCACGCAGAAGGACCTGTCCGACTTCCACCAGTCCATGGC GCAGTGGCTGGCCTACAGCCGTCTCTACCAGAGCCTGGAGTTCCCCAGCAGCTGCCTCCTGTACCCCATCACCAGCATCGAGTACCAGTGGATCCAGGGCCGGCTCAAGGCAGAGCAG CTGGAGGAGCTGGCCGCCTCATTCAGCTCCCTGCTGGCCTATGGCCTCTCCCTCATCCGGAGATTCCGCTCTGTCTTCCCCCTCTCCGTCTCCGACTCCCCAGCCCGGCTGCAGTCTCTCCTCAG GGTCCTGGTACAGATGTGCAAGATGAAAGCCTTTGGAGAACTGTGCCCCGAAAGAGGCCCCCTGCCCCGCCTGGTGACCGAGGCACTGCAG ACTGGCACCACTGAATGGTTCCACCTGAAGCAGCAGCACCGTCAGCCCATGGTGCAG GGCATGCTGGAGGAGGGCAAGGCCTTACTGGACCTGGTACAAGACATCATTGGCGACCTGCACCAGTGCCAGCGCACCTGGAGCAAGATCTTCCATAA TGTCCTCAAGATCGACCTCTTCTCCATGGCTTTCCTGGAGCTGCAATGGCTG GTGGCCAAGAGGGTGCAGGACCACATTGCTGTGGTGAGCGGTGCCGTGACCCCGGAGATGGGCGAAAGTCTGTTCCAGCTCTACATCAGCCTGAAGGAGCTCTACCAGCTGGGCCCGGTCCTCTCGGAGAG GGATGGCGTCCTGGCCCTGGAAGGCTTCCACCACTGGTTCCAGCCGGCCATCCCCTCCTGGCTGCAGAAGACGTACAGCGTGGCCCTGGAGCGGGTGCAGCGCGCTGTGCAGATGGACGAG CTGGTGCCCCTGGGTGAACTGACCAAGCACAGCACATCGGCTGTGGACCTGTCCACCTGCTTTGCCCAGATCAGCCACACTGCCCAGCAGCTGGACTGGCCTGACCCAGAGGAGGCCTTCATGATCACCGTCAAGTTTGTGGAG GACACCTGTCGGCTGGCCCTGGTGTACTGCAGCCTTATAAAGGCCCGGGCCCGTGAGCTCTCTGCCGGCCAGAAGGACCAGGGCCAGGCAGCCAACATG CTGTGCGTGGTGGTGAACGACATGGAGCAGCTGCGGCTGGTGATCGGAAAGCTGCCCACCCAGCTGGCATGGGAGGCGCTGGAGCAGCGGGTAGGGGCCGTGCTGGAGCAGGGGCAGCTGCAGAACACGCTGCATGCCCAGCTGCAGGGCGCCCTGGCTGGGCTGGGCCATGAGATCCGCACTGGCGTCCGCACCTTGGCCGAGCAG CTGGAGGTGGGCATTGCCAAGCACATCCAGAAACTCGTGGGCCTCAAGGAATCCGTCCTGCCTGAGGAT gccgtTCTGCCCCTGATGAAGTTCCTGGAGGTGGAGCTCTGCTACATGAACACCAACTTGGTGCAGGAGAACTTCAACAG CCTTCTGACCTTGCTGTGGACCCACACGCTCACGGTGCTGGCGGAGGTGGCCGCTTCCCAGCGGAGCTGCCCTCTGGCTTCTAGCAGGCTGAAGATCGCACTACAG AACCTGGAGGTCTGCTTCTACGCAGAGGGCTGTGGCCTGCCGCCCGAGGCGCTGCACACGGCCACCTTCCAG GCTCTGCAGAGGGACCTGGAGCTGCAGGCGGCCTCCAGCCGGGAACTCATCCAGAAGTACTTTTGCAGCCGCATCCAGCAGCAG GCACAGACCACCTACGAGGAGCTCGGGGCCGTCACAGTCAAGGCCTCCTACCGCGCCTCCGAGCAGAAACTGCACGTGGAGCTGCTCAGCGCCTCCAGCCTGCTGCCCCTGGACTCCAATG GCTCCAGCGACCCCTTTGTCCAGCTGACCTTGGAGCCCAGGCACGAGTTCCCTGAGCTGGCCCCCCGAGAGACCCAAAAGCACAAGAAGGAACTTCACCCACTGTTTGATGAGACCTTCGAATT CCTGGTGCCTGCTGAGCCATGCCAGAAGGATGGGGCGTGCCTTCTGCTCACGGTGCTGGATCACGACACGCTGGGGGCTGATGACCTCGAAGGGGAGGCCTTCCTGCCGCTGTGCTCGGTGCCGGGCCTGACGGGGACTGTGGAGCCCGGCGACGTGCCTCAGACCCGCCTGCCCCTCACCTACCCTGCACCCAACG GGGATCCAATCCTGCAGCTGTTAGAGAGACGGAAGGGGGACCGCGAGGCCCAGGTGTTTGTGCGGCTGCGGCGGCAGCGAGCCAAGCAGGCCTCCCAGCATGCCCCGTGGCCAGGGCGGCAGCAGCGGGGCTTGGGTCCCTGGGAGGCCTGTGTTCCCCCCACCACAGCACAGCCCTCCCACCTGGCCTAA
- the UNC13D gene encoding protein unc-13 homolog D isoform X2: MEPQEHEQMLRQVQELEKPIFCLKATVKQAKGILGKDVSGFSDPYCLLGIEQGVGVPGDSPGLQRRQKAVVRHTIPEEQIHRTQVITQTLNPVWDETFILEFEDISNASFRLDMWDMDTVESVRQKLGELTDLHGLRRIFKEVRKDKGQDDFLGNVVLRLQDLRCRDDQWYPLEPCTETYPDRGQCHLQFQFIHKRRATMASRSQPSYRVHLHLLQQLVSHEVTQHQAGSTSWNGLLSPQAATVLFLHSTQKDLSDFHQSMAQWLAYSRLYQSLEFPSSCLLYPITSIEYQWIQGRLKAEQLEELAASFSSLLAYGLSLIRRFRSVFPLSVSDSPARLQSLLRVLVQMCKMKAFGELCPERGPLPRLVTEALQTGTTEWFHLKQQHRQPMVQGMLEEGKALLDLVQDIIGDLHQCQRTWSKIFHNVLKIDLFSMAFLELQWLVAKRVQDHIAVVSGAVTPEMGESLFQLYISLKELYQLGPVLSERDGVLALEGFHHWFQPAIPSWLQKTYSVALERVQRAVQMDELVPLGELTKHSTSAVDLSTCFAQISHTAQQLDWPDPEEAFMITVKFVEDTCRLALVYCSLIKARARELSAGQKDQGQAANMLCVVVNDMEQLRLVIGKLPTQLAWEALEQRVGAVLEQGQLQNTLHAQLQGALAGLGHEIRTGVRTLAEQLEVGIAKHIQKLVGLKESVLPEDAVLPLMKFLEVELCYMNTNLVQENFNSLLTLLWTHTLTVLAEVAASQRSCPLASSRLKIALQNLEVCFYAEGCGLPPEALHTATFQALQRDLELQAASSRELIQKYFCSRIQQQAQTTYEELGAVTVKASYRASEQKLHVELLSASSLLPLDSNGSSDPFVQLTLEPRHEFPELAPRETQKHKKELHPLFDETFEFLVPAEPCQKDGACLLLTVLDHDTLGADDLEGEAFLPLCSVPGLTGTVEPGDVPQTRLPLTYPAPNGDPILQLLERRKGDREAQVFVRLRRQRAKQASQHAPWPGRQQRGLGPWEACVPPTTAQPSHLA; the protein is encoded by the exons ATGGAGCCCCAGGAGCACGAGCAGATGCTGCGGCAGGTCCAGGAGCTCGAG AAACCAATATTCTGTCTGAAGGCCACGGTGAAACAAGCCAAGGGCATTCTGGGCAAGGATGTCAGTG ggtTCAGTGACCCCTACTGCCTGCTGGGCATCGAGCAGGGGGTGGGTGTGCCGGGGGACAGCCCTGGACTCCAGCGGCGGCAGAAGGCCGTGGTGAGGCACACCATCCCGGAGGAGCAGATCCACCGCACCCAGGTCATCACCCAGACACTCAACCCCGTCTGGGACGAGACCTTCATCCT GGAGTTTGAGGACATAAGCAATGCCAGCTTTCGTCTGGACATGTG GGACATGGACACCGTGGAGTCCGTCAGACAGAAGCTCGGGGAGCTCACAGATCTGCACGGGCTGCGAAG GATCTTTAAGGAGGTCCGGAAGGACAAAGGCCAGGATGACTTTCTGGGGAACGTGGTTCTGAGACTACAG GATCTGCGCTGCCGGGATGATCAGTGGTACCCTCTAGAGCCTTGCACGGAGACCTACCCGGACCGTGGTCAGTGTCACCTCCAGTTCCAGTTCATTCACAAGCGG AGAGCCACCATGGCCAGCCGCTCGCAGCCCAGCTACAGAGTGCATCTCCACCTGCTGCAGCAGCTCGTGTCCCACGAGGTCACCCAGCACCAG GCGGGCAGCACCTCCTGGAATGGGTTGCTGAGCCCCCAGGCTGCCACCGTCCTCTTCCTCCACTCCACGCAGAAGGACCTGTCCGACTTCCACCAGTCCATGGC GCAGTGGCTGGCCTACAGCCGTCTCTACCAGAGCCTGGAGTTCCCCAGCAGCTGCCTCCTGTACCCCATCACCAGCATCGAGTACCAGTGGATCCAGGGCCGGCTCAAGGCAGAGCAG CTGGAGGAGCTGGCCGCCTCATTCAGCTCCCTGCTGGCCTATGGCCTCTCCCTCATCCGGAGATTCCGCTCTGTCTTCCCCCTCTCCGTCTCCGACTCCCCAGCCCGGCTGCAGTCTCTCCTCAG GGTCCTGGTACAGATGTGCAAGATGAAAGCCTTTGGAGAACTGTGCCCCGAAAGAGGCCCCCTGCCCCGCCTGGTGACCGAGGCACTGCAG ACTGGCACCACTGAATGGTTCCACCTGAAGCAGCAGCACCGTCAGCCCATGGTGCAG GGCATGCTGGAGGAGGGCAAGGCCTTACTGGACCTGGTACAAGACATCATTGGCGACCTGCACCAGTGCCAGCGCACCTGGAGCAAGATCTTCCATAA TGTCCTCAAGATCGACCTCTTCTCCATGGCTTTCCTGGAGCTGCAATGGCTG GTGGCCAAGAGGGTGCAGGACCACATTGCTGTGGTGAGCGGTGCCGTGACCCCGGAGATGGGCGAAAGTCTGTTCCAGCTCTACATCAGCCTGAAGGAGCTCTACCAGCTGGGCCCGGTCCTCTCGGAGAG GGATGGCGTCCTGGCCCTGGAAGGCTTCCACCACTGGTTCCAGCCGGCCATCCCCTCCTGGCTGCAGAAGACGTACAGCGTGGCCCTGGAGCGGGTGCAGCGCGCTGTGCAGATGGACGAG CTGGTGCCCCTGGGTGAACTGACCAAGCACAGCACATCGGCTGTGGACCTGTCCACCTGCTTTGCCCAGATCAGCCACACTGCCCAGCAGCTGGACTGGCCTGACCCAGAGGAGGCCTTCATGATCACCGTCAAGTTTGTGGAG GACACCTGTCGGCTGGCCCTGGTGTACTGCAGCCTTATAAAGGCCCGGGCCCGTGAGCTCTCTGCCGGCCAGAAGGACCAGGGCCAGGCAGCCAACATG CTGTGCGTGGTGGTGAACGACATGGAGCAGCTGCGGCTGGTGATCGGAAAGCTGCCCACCCAGCTGGCATGGGAGGCGCTGGAGCAGCGGGTAGGGGCCGTGCTGGAGCAGGGGCAGCTGCAGAACACGCTGCATGCCCAGCTGCAGGGCGCCCTGGCTGGGCTGGGCCATGAGATCCGCACTGGCGTCCGCACCTTGGCCGAGCAG CTGGAGGTGGGCATTGCCAAGCACATCCAGAAACTCGTGGGCCTCAAGGAATCCGTCCTGCCTGAGGAT gccgtTCTGCCCCTGATGAAGTTCCTGGAGGTGGAGCTCTGCTACATGAACACCAACTTGGTGCAGGAGAACTTCAACAG CCTTCTGACCTTGCTGTGGACCCACACGCTCACGGTGCTGGCGGAGGTGGCCGCTTCCCAGCGGAGCTGCCCTCTGGCTTCTAGCAGGCTGAAGATCGCACTACAG AACCTGGAGGTCTGCTTCTACGCAGAGGGCTGTGGCCTGCCGCCCGAGGCGCTGCACACGGCCACCTTCCAG GCTCTGCAGAGGGACCTGGAGCTGCAGGCGGCCTCCAGCCGGGAACTCATCCAGAAGTACTTTTGCAGCCGCATCCAGCAGCAG GCACAGACCACCTACGAGGAGCTCGGGGCCGTCACAGTCAAGGCCTCCTACCGCGCCTCCGAGCAGAAACTGCACGTGGAGCTGCTCAGCGCCTCCAGCCTGCTGCCCCTGGACTCCAATG GCTCCAGCGACCCCTTTGTCCAGCTGACCTTGGAGCCCAGGCACGAGTTCCCTGAGCTGGCCCCCCGAGAGACCCAAAAGCACAAGAAGGAACTTCACCCACTGTTTGATGAGACCTTCGAATT CCTGGTGCCTGCTGAGCCATGCCAGAAGGATGGGGCGTGCCTTCTGCTCACGGTGCTGGATCACGACACGCTGGGGGCTGATGACCTCGAAGGGGAGGCCTTCCTGCCGCTGTGCTCGGTGCCGGGCCTGACGGGGACTGTGGAGCCCGGCGACGTGCCTCAGACCCGCCTGCCCCTCACCTACCCTGCACCCAACG GGGATCCAATCCTGCAGCTGTTAGAGAGACGGAAGGGGGACCGCGAGGCCCAGGTGTTTGTGCGGCTGCGGCGGCAGCGAGCCAAGCAGGCCTCCCAGCATGCCCCGTGGCCAGGGCGGCAGCAGCGGGGCTTGGGTCCCTGGGAGGCCTGTGTTCCCCCCACCACAGCACAGCCCTCCCACCTGGCCTAA